The Dyadobacter sandarakinus DNA window CTGCACTCTGCGGATTTTGAAGGTTTTGTCAAAATCGGATGTGCTTATGCCGATGCAGTTTTGAAAGCCGATGAACATATCAGCGAAAGTCTCAACCAGATTTTCAACGATGCACCGAAGCGCGTTGAGCTGGACGAGCAAAGCGACAAGTTCTCAGCATCTTACTACAATCTTTATACAGAATTGGTAAATTGATCCTGCAAAATATTGAAGTAAAGCGGCAGCAGCAATGTTGCCGCTTTTTTTGTGCCATACACGTAAAAAATAATGTAAACGGCCTTTTCGTTAGCTTTGCGATGTTTTTCTTCCACATGCATTTGAACATGAAAATACCGGTTACTGCCTTTGTGCTGGCTGCTTTTGCTGCATCACTGATCTCCTGCGGCAGTGAAGAGCAAACCTTTGTTCCCAAACCTAAAGGCTATAACCGCATTGAGCTGCCGGCACACGCATACCGCATGCTGGACAAAATTCATCCTTACGATTTTGAATATTCCAAGTTTTCCAGGATTGTGCCTGATACCTTTGCTATGGCGGGAAAGGACTGGATATTTGTTCATTATCCACAACTCAATGCCAATATTCAGATTACCTACAAGCCGCTGCAAAACAATCCGAAGTTGCTGGGCGAATTCATCAATGATTCCTATAAGCTTGCCGCTAAACATCAGATTCGCGCATCTTCCATTCAGGAGCAGCGCATTACTACGCCAAGCGGGAACATAGCGACCATTTTCAGGATAGAAGGAGACGTGCCCAGTCCTTTTCAGTTTTACACGACTGACAGTACCACACACTTTATGCGCGGGGCTGTTTATTTTCCGACTGCTACAAAAAATGATTCTCTGGCTCCTGTCATCGCCTACATACAGGAAGATATGCTCCGGTTGCTGAACACGCTGCAGTGGAGAAAAAAATAAAAGCGCTTATTGCAGTGAAGTGGGCGAGGGTGTATCTTTGATCTTCAACGAAATCACAGGCACCATGGCAAGGAAACAACCCAAAAACCAGCTCTCTCTCGATTATTCCGTGCGTGGGAACAGGATGGTGCTGCGCCTGGGCCAGGTGGAAAGCCAGCGGGTGGCGGATTTTGTTTTTGAAGGACTTATCAATGGTGACTGGGTGATTGAGCCTGCCGGCGATGCAGCTGATATTTCCTATGCGCAGGATATCGTTCACCAGATCGGTCACAAACTTCCTTATCCGGAGGGCATCAAAATCGCTCAGCTGCACCAGGTAGCCCCTACTTTCAAAGGTTTTTCGGCTATTTATAAACAAAAAGGCTGGGTCTTTGTGAATGCTGCTTCCGACATTAACGAGCGCAATTACCACATTCACCTGCTGACAGTTTCTTTGGGGCTGCACGCACTTTATACTAATACAGAATCGCTTTGCGCCCGGTCTGAGCAGCTGATCTTTGATGCATTGCTGCCTTTTGAGGAGGTCGAAAGCTTTTTCCGGACCGATATTTCAAAGATTTCCGGCGCCCTGGCCGCAGACATCGCCAACTTCTTCAAAGTACCATTTCCAATGGTGCTGAAAAGAGCACTTGCTTTAAAAATCATCTCCGACGAGCAGTACCGCAACTTTATGTCGGTTACGCCGGTACGATCGGCAAGGCCGCGGGAGTTGTTTGTCACCAAAGACGGCAGCATCGACGATCTGGAAGCACAGCTCTTCTCGCACGATCTGGATTAATGTTTACCCAAACTTTCATGACTTAAATTGCTGAGATCGGGCAGGGGACTTACCGAAGTCCAGCCTCCGTCCACTACAAGGCTTTGACCCGTAATATGTCCTGAGTGCGGCGACAGCAGGAACAATGCTGCATTGGCAATATCTTCGCAAACCGCCGGCCGCCCCATGGGTGTAATTCCTGACCAGATTTTGGGATACGTAGGATCGTCAGCCAGCGTACGCTCCGTGAGCGTAGCGCCCGGCGCGACGGTGTTGATGGTAATACCATGCGGCGAAAGTTCGAGGACCAGGTTCTTGGCCAGCATTTCCAGTCCGGCCTTGGTCATCGCGTAGGCGGCCAGGTACTTGTGTGCCTGATGCCCTACTACAGAGGACATCAGCAGTACCCGCCCGCCCGACTGCTGCTGACGCATTTGCCTGGCAGCGGCCTGCGTCAGCAGAAATGAGCCCATCAGATTTACATTCAAAACCTTCTGGAGATTTTCGGCAGGGTATTCAAAAAAGTCTCCGAACAGGGTAATGCCTGCATTGGCAACAGCAAGGGTAAGTTTCCCAAAGTGCCGCAGGGCTTCGTTAACCATTCCGTCGATAACTTCCTGTTTGGAAGAGTCTCCCGGAAAGGCTACGCAGGCTCCTCCTTTGTCACAAATGCTCCTTGCGGCCTCGGTTGCCAGCGCTTCATCCAGATCGTTCAGGATCACACCGGCTCCCTGGCTGGCAAGTTGCCTGGCAATTTCGTACCCGATACCCTGACCGGCTCCTGTAACAATAGCAACCTGATTTTCAAATAAGTAGCTGTTCATGAAGCGGGTTTTTAATGCGAATCTCTTGTAACCTTATCACCCGAGCCTCCGCGCAGAAAGTCCAGGTCTGCGCCTTCGTGTGCCTGCATGACGTGATTGATATGTAAGTTGACATATCCACGGTTGTAGCCCATTTCGAGCGGTTTCCAGTAAGCGCGCCTGCGTTCCAGTTCTTCCGGTGACACTTCCAGGTGCAGCTTTCGTTTTTCGACATCCAGCTCAATGAAATCACCATCCTGCACCAATGCAAAGTTGCCGCCCACAGCTGCCTCCGGCGAAACGTGCAATACCACCGTACCAAAGCCGGTACCGCTCATGCGCCCGTCCGAAATCCGCACCATATCAATAACACCCTGTGCAAGTAGCTTTTTGGGTAAAGACATATTGCCTACCTCCGGCATGCCCGGGTATCCTTTCGGGCCGACATTTTTTAAAATAAGAATGCTGTTTTCGTCTACATCCAGATCAGGATCGTCAAGGCGTCTTTTGTAATCATCTATATCTTCAAAAACAACAGCGCGCCCGCGGTGCTGCATCAGTTCAGGTTTAAGGGAAGCCGAAGGTTTGATCACCGCTCCGTTCTCACACAAATTGCCCCGTACTACTGCAAGCCCGGTCAGCGTTTTCACAGGCTCATCCAGGGTTCCTATCACATCCGTATTAAAGCACTCCGCCGAAGCAGAGTTTTCTGCCATGGTTTTTCCATTTACGGTGATTACATCCTGATGCAGGAGGCTGATCATCTCCTTGATCACGACCGGCAGTCCGCCGGCGTAATAGAAATCTTCCATAAAGTATCCGCCCGAAGGTTGCAAGTTGAGCAGCAGGGGCACTTTCTCGCAAAGTTCATTGAAATGGTCCAGGGTAAGGTCTACCCCGATCCTTCCGGCGATGGCAAGCAGGTGAATGACAAAGTTGGTAGAACCGCCGATAGCCGCATTCAGCATGATGGCATTTTCAAAAGCTTCTTTAGTCAGGATTTTGGACATACGCAGGTCTTCCTTCACCATTTGCACGATCCTTCTTCCCGACAAGTGCGCAATGACTTTCCGCCGCGAGTCAGCCGCAGGAATAGCGGCATTTTCAGGAAGCGTCAGCCCGAGCGATTCCACCATACATGCCATTGTGGAAGCCGTGCCCATCACAGCGCAATGTCCGTTGCTCCGGCACATGCAGGCCTCGGCCGTACTCAGCTGCTCCTGGCTGATCTCGCCATTCCGGTACATTTCACTGAAACGCCATACATCGCTTGTGCCGATGTTGGTACCCCGGTACCGGCCTGTAAGCATCGGTCCGCCTGACACCACGATTGTAGGAATATCCACACTGGCTGCCCCCATAACTAGGGAAGGGGTTGTCTTGTCGCAGCCACAAAGCAGTACCACGCCATCGATCGGATTGGCACGGATACTTTCCTCTACGTCCATGCTCGCGAGGTTGCGGTAGAGCATTGCCGTGGGTTTGATAAGTGTTTCTCCGAGTGACATTACCGGAAATTCCACCGGAAATCCTCCTGCCTCCCATACACCCCGCTTGACCGACTCCGCCAGTTCGCGGAAATGACCGTTGCAGGGAGTAAGCTCCGAAAAAGTATTACAAATGCCGATGACCGGCCTTCCGTCAAATTCATCAGCCGGGTAGCCCTGGTTTTTCATCCACGCCCGGTAAATGAACCCGTCTTTTCCTGATTTGCCAAACCAGCCCTGACTACGTAGCTTATTGCTGTTTTCTTCCATTTTTCGCCATTGTTACACACCCTGGTAAAGGCGGGTTTCAGTTAAATATAATTTAGCCCGGCCTTTAAAATAAATATCGTATATTCGGTTCTGTACGATCGGAAGACTGTCCATGAATGTGTTTAGATTATATAAGATACTGCTTTGCTTGTCATTACAACTATTTGCATACCCTTCGCCTGCACAATCCCAGACCGATCATTTTCTTGAAAGATTATTAAAAAAATACCCCGAGCGGTTTACGAATGTCCTCTCCCAGCCGGAGAAGTACAAGGTTCAGGTGCTGTACACGCGCATTGACCGTAACCGCAAAAATGAACCCCATTTTACAACCCACAGTTACGGCGTAAACAGCACAGACTACTTTTATCCCGCCAGTACAGTCAAACTGCCCGCTATTATCCTGGCATTTGAAAAGCTCAATAGGCTCGGGATTGACAAGTATACACCCATGTTCACAGGTACTGCGCGTCCCGAGCAGACGGCCGTCACCCGGGATACGACCTCCGAGGATGGGCTTCCTTCCGTAGCCCACTATGCCAAGAAAATCCTGCTTGCGAGCGATAATGATGCATTCAACCGGCTTTATGAATTTATTGGTCAGGAGGAGTTCAATGAAGGGTTGAAAAAGCATGGCTATACCCAAGCGCGCATCACGCACCGCCTCGACCTGAACATAGGCACAGAAAACAACCGGTATACCAATCCGGTGAAGTTTGTAAAAGACGGGAAAGTGGTTTACGAGCAGCCTGCGGCTTATTGTAGTAAAGTATACACGGCCCATGCTCCTATTCCTTTGGGTAAAGGTTTTGTAAAAAACGGCAAGCTTGTTGAGGAGCCTTTTGATTTTGCTGAAAAGAACTACTTCCCGCTCGAAGAGCAGCACCGGCTTCTCAGGTCTATTTTCTTTCCTGAACAAGTAGTACCGGCTGAGCGCTTTAATTTGACACCGGAAGATTATCGTTTTTTGTACCAGTACATGTCGCAATTCCCTGTGGAAACGAGCTTCCCGGCCAATTACACGGACGACTACTACGATGGCTATGTGAAGTTTCTGTTGTTTGGGTCAACCAAGACGCGCCTGCCGCGCCATATCCGGTTGTTCAACAAGTCGGGAGATGCTTACGGATTTTTGCTGGACAATGCCTACATAGCTGATTTTGAAAAAGGCATCGAGCTGATGGTTACAGCTGTAATTTATTGTAATGAAGACGGCATCTTCAACGACGACAAGTACGAGTATGAGACCGTCGGATTTCCATTTATGGTCAACCTGGGCAAGACGCTCTTCGAATACGAGCTGAGCCGCAAGCATACCAACCGGCCTGATCTGAGCCGGTTTGAGGTTGAATACGATAAGTAGCGGTAGCTTAAAAAGACTTGTATTTCAGACGTGGGGCGATCTGACAGATGTAAAGATTGGCAAAATGCCCGATGATGAGCAGGGCTGAACCTGCATAACCCAGCCAGGAGAAAACCGGAAGACGGCTTTCAAAGATCAGCGAGACCGAAAATACAAGAAGCCCACCCCAGAGCAGGATACGCACCGGCACAGACTTGTGATCACGGGTTGCATAAAAAACCGCCAGTCCATTGATCAGAATAAACAGCATATCCAGCGAAAGCAGGCTGAAATCAGCATGATGCACATGCCCGAATCCTGAGCCGAATGCCACCGCAGCCGGTACCAGCAGGCAATGGATAATGCACAGCACAGAGCCGGCAATGCCAACGTAATCTGCTTTGTTATGTGAATGTGATGCTTTCATACTGTTTTAATATCGTACAAAAATAAGCCGCATTTTGGCAAGATGCAACTCTGTTGCAATAAATTTAACATGTGGTGCAATGCGGCGCCTGTAAACTTTGTTAACTTTAAATCACAGAACTTAACTTTGAGCTGAAAGGTTTTATAAGCATCAGAGCCAAATTAAATTGTCGGACAATGGAAGGATTAAAAGAAACGCTGAAAGAACATAATCTGCGCACTACAACTTGCCGGGAGGATGTTCTGTCTGCTTTCATTAACCGCAAAAACGCATTATCTCACGGGGATCTGGAAGGTGCACTGGGCGAGGCTTATGACCGGGTTACCATTTACCGCACGCTTAAAACTTTCCTTGAAAAAGGGATTATTCACAAAGTACTGGATGATGAAGGCCTGCGTTATGCGCTTTGCTCGCATAATTGCTCCGAGCAGCAGCATCATCATGACCATATTCATTTCAAATGTAGTGCCTGCGGCGAGACCAACTGTCTTGAAAACCTGCATATCCCGGTCGTCCAGCTTCCAAATGGCTACCAGGCCGAGAACTTCAACCTGCTCATCCAGGGAGTTTGCCCCAAATGCAACTAGGCTGGTAAGGCCGGCGTAGCGCCAGCCTTACGAAGCAAGCCTGCTTATTACCTGATTTTCAGATTAAAATCCAGGTTCACGTCATCACTTCCCGGTGAGGTTGTGCCGTTTTTCGTGCCTGGCTGGTGCCGGAGCTGTACTTTCAGCGTACCCGCGCCTGCTGCCCCGGTTTTAACAGTGCCGGTCAATCCTATCGGGTAATTATTTGCATCCTTGTCACCATAGGTGTAGATCAGCAGGGACGACGGTGCAGGCGTATAAACCAGCAGGTGCTCGTTTGCTTTTTCCGCAATTTCTTCTGTGATATTTTCAACAGGATTCTTGCTTTCATCCAGGAACGCCGCTGTCAGTGTGTACGATGCATTGGGTTTTAATGCAATGGTGTCGAAAGCTGTGGGCGCATTGCCACCGTCACCATCCGCATCTTTGTAGGAAAACGAAGTCACGGTGTTTGTTCCGGCTTCTGTAAATTTCAGTGTTACTGACGTAATCAGCTCATTCTCATCATCTGGTTCGAGATCCTCGCCGGAGTCCTTGCATTGTGCGAAAAGGATGGACAAGCCCAGCATGACAGGCCAGCCCCATTTACGGTTCATTTTCATAGGTAAAAAGATTTATTAAACTAAAATTGATTCGCTGCCTAAGCCCCAAATTTCCATTTGAGCCGGATAGAAGCATTTCTGCCCATTTCGTCCGCATAGTACCTGAACCGGTTCAGGTAGTCGCGATAGGAGGTATTGAAAAGATTCTGCACTGCAATGCCGATTTCAAGCTGCTGTTTTTCTGAGACGGGAATAGTTACCCCCGACTGGATGTTCCAGATCGAATAACCTGGCGGGGGAGGAGCAAAATCACTCTGGGCCGGTACGCGCTTCTGCCGCGCGACCATCAGGTTTCCTGCCGAAACAAATAGCCTGTGCCACTTGCCACCATCCGGGAACTGGTACCTGAGCTCATGATCGAGGCGGTTGGATGGGATCATGACCAGGTAGCCATTGTTGCGCTCGTCATAAACCCGCAGGTAGCTGAGCTTGCTTGTAACCGTCAGGTTTTGTGTAAACTCCCAGCTGGCAGAAAGGTCAATGCCTTTGAAGCTCGCGTCAGTTTGGGTGTATT harbors:
- a CDS encoding IlvD/Edd family dehydratase, which codes for MEENSNKLRSQGWFGKSGKDGFIYRAWMKNQGYPADEFDGRPVIGICNTFSELTPCNGHFRELAESVKRGVWEAGGFPVEFPVMSLGETLIKPTAMLYRNLASMDVEESIRANPIDGVVLLCGCDKTTPSLVMGAASVDIPTIVVSGGPMLTGRYRGTNIGTSDVWRFSEMYRNGEISQEQLSTAEACMCRSNGHCAVMGTASTMACMVESLGLTLPENAAIPAADSRRKVIAHLSGRRIVQMVKEDLRMSKILTKEAFENAIMLNAAIGGSTNFVIHLLAIAGRIGVDLTLDHFNELCEKVPLLLNLQPSGGYFMEDFYYAGGLPVVIKEMISLLHQDVITVNGKTMAENSASAECFNTDVIGTLDEPVKTLTGLAVVRGNLCENGAVIKPSASLKPELMQHRGRAVVFEDIDDYKRRLDDPDLDVDENSILILKNVGPKGYPGMPEVGNMSLPKKLLAQGVIDMVRISDGRMSGTGFGTVVLHVSPEAAVGGNFALVQDGDFIELDVEKRKLHLEVSPEELERRRAYWKPLEMGYNRGYVNLHINHVMQAHEGADLDFLRGGSGDKVTRDSH
- a CDS encoding SDR family NAD(P)-dependent oxidoreductase gives rise to the protein MNSYLFENQVAIVTGAGQGIGYEIARQLASQGAGVILNDLDEALATEAARSICDKGGACVAFPGDSSKQEVIDGMVNEALRHFGKLTLAVANAGITLFGDFFEYPAENLQKVLNVNLMGSFLLTQAAARQMRQQQSGGRVLLMSSVVGHQAHKYLAAYAMTKAGLEMLAKNLVLELSPHGITINTVAPGATLTERTLADDPTYPKIWSGITPMGRPAVCEDIANAALFLLSPHSGHITGQSLVVDGGWTSVSPLPDLSNLSHESLGKH
- a CDS encoding MerC domain-containing protein, with amino-acid sequence MKASHSHNKADYVGIAGSVLCIIHCLLVPAAVAFGSGFGHVHHADFSLLSLDMLFILINGLAVFYATRDHKSVPVRILLWGGLLVFSVSLIFESRLPVFSWLGYAGSALLIIGHFANLYICQIAPRLKYKSF
- a CDS encoding serine hydrolase, yielding MSLQLFAYPSPAQSQTDHFLERLLKKYPERFTNVLSQPEKYKVQVLYTRIDRNRKNEPHFTTHSYGVNSTDYFYPASTVKLPAIILAFEKLNRLGIDKYTPMFTGTARPEQTAVTRDTTSEDGLPSVAHYAKKILLASDNDAFNRLYEFIGQEEFNEGLKKHGYTQARITHRLDLNIGTENNRYTNPVKFVKDGKVVYEQPAAYCSKVYTAHAPIPLGKGFVKNGKLVEEPFDFAEKNYFPLEEQHRLLRSIFFPEQVVPAERFNLTPEDYRFLYQYMSQFPVETSFPANYTDDYYDGYVKFLLFGSTKTRLPRHIRLFNKSGDAYGFLLDNAYIADFEKGIELMVTAVIYCNEDGIFNDDKYEYETVGFPFMVNLGKTLFEYELSRKHTNRPDLSRFEVEYDK
- the gldD gene encoding gliding motility lipoprotein GldD → MKIPVTAFVLAAFAASLISCGSEEQTFVPKPKGYNRIELPAHAYRMLDKIHPYDFEYSKFSRIVPDTFAMAGKDWIFVHYPQLNANIQITYKPLQNNPKLLGEFINDSYKLAAKHQIRASSIQEQRITTPSGNIATIFRIEGDVPSPFQFYTTDSTTHFMRGAVYFPTATKNDSLAPVIAYIQEDMLRLLNTLQWRKK
- a CDS encoding Fur family transcriptional regulator, producing MEGLKETLKEHNLRTTTCREDVLSAFINRKNALSHGDLEGALGEAYDRVTIYRTLKTFLEKGIIHKVLDDEGLRYALCSHNCSEQQHHHDHIHFKCSACGETNCLENLHIPVVQLPNGYQAENFNLLIQGVCPKCN